A region of the Prevotella melaninogenica genome:
ATCCGCAATCTCTGGGGAATCAACCTCCGTCACTGTTCCGCATAGCGTACAGATTTGATGGATATGATCTTCATTGTTATAGCAGGCCTCATACTTGGTTTGACCAATGAAACGATGTCTGACTACGAGACGTAACTCTATGAAAAGACGCATCGTATTATAAAGCGTGGCGCGCGAAACTCGAAAATTATTCTTTTCAAGTGCTACACCCAGCTCATCCAAGGAGAAATGCTCTCCCATGTCATACACCGCATCCAGAATCGCATATCGCTCTGAAGTCTTGCGATGATTGTTGGCTTCGAGGTATTCATCCAGAATATCTCGAACTCTTTTTTTGACTATATCTTTAGTCACAACTTACTGATTAAATTCGCACAAAGTTACTATTTTTAAATGATATAACTACTATATAGTAATGAAAAAAAGTTAAAAACATGGTGCTTTAATTGTGGCATAAAAGCGGTTCTTCTGTTAAATGCGTAGATTGTAAATAGAATGAGATTAATCCATATACATGGTATGATTACTTTAAATAATATGGTTTTATAATGGGGGGATAAACTACATGATAAACGTCATTAAGTGTGATGTCTATCTGTCTTCTACAAACAATTTATTCCCATGCCATAGATTTTTGTAAACTATTTTCGTGCAATTCAAAACCAATACATGCTCTTTTGGCTTTTAAAAGACGCCTAATTGACTTGCAAAAGGTGCCCTTTTGAGGTCCTACTAACGCCCTTTTGAAGTTCAA
Encoded here:
- a CDS encoding Fur family transcriptional regulator, with product MTKDIVKKRVRDILDEYLEANNHRKTSERYAILDAVYDMGEHFSLDELGVALEKNNFRVSRATLYNTMRLFIELRLVVRHRFIGQTKYEACYNNEDHIHQICTLCGTVTEVDSPEIADAIKNTKFHRFRRDGFSLYIYGICSRCQAALSRQRSKFLTQKQVKNSHKNK